In Alosa sapidissima isolate fAloSap1 chromosome 11, fAloSap1.pri, whole genome shotgun sequence, a single window of DNA contains:
- the LOC121723978 gene encoding S-adenosylhomocysteine hydrolase-like protein 1 isoform X3 yields the protein MAKWDSSGSNLAFQLPQWMQIQLTEQKQAEFNKRPGKIGRRSFSRSISQSSTDSFSSAPSESDSSEDEGTPRDKVQKNSKGSSDFCIKNLKQADFGRREIEIAEQEMLALVALRKRAQGEKPLSGAKIVGCTHITAQTAVLIETLAVLGAQCRWAACNIYSTQNAVAAALAEAGFSVFAWKGESEDDFWWCIDRCVNLEGWQPNMILDDGGDLTHCIYKKYPHVFNKIKGIVEESVTGVHRLYQLSKAGKLCVPAMNVNDSVTKQKFDNLYCCRESILDGLKRTTDVMFGGKQVMICGYGEVGKGCSAALKALGAIVYVTEIDPICALQACMDGFRLVKLSEVIRNVDIVITCTGNKNVVRREHLDRMKNGCMVCNMGHSNTEIDVASLRTPELTWERVRSQVDHIIWPDGKRIILLAEGHLLNLSCSTVPTFVLSITATTQALALIELYNAPEGRYKQDVYLLPKKMDEYVASLHLQTFDAHLTELTDDQAKYLSLNKNGPFKPNYYRY from the exons ATGGCCAAGTGGGACTCCTCCGGCTCTAACCTGGCTTTCCAGTTACCCCAGTGGATG CAAATACAGCTCACAGAGCAGAAGCAGGCCGAGTTCAACAAGCGCCCCGGGAAGATCGGACGCCGGTCCTTCTCCCGCTCCATCTCGCAGTCATCCACGGACAGTTTCAGCTCAG CTCCCTCAGAGTCGGACAGTTCAGAAGATGAGGGCACACCTCGCGACAAAGTGCAGAAAAACTCCAAAGGCAGCAGTGACTTCTGCATCAAAAACCTCAAGCAGGCCGACTTTGGGCGCAGAGAGATTGAAATTGCAGAACAGG AGATGTTAGCCCTTGTTGCACTAAGGAAGAGAGCTCAAGGGGAAAAACCTTTAAGTGGAGCCAAGATAGTGGGCTGCACACACATCACTGCTCAGACCGCG GTGTTGATAGAGACTCTGGCTGTGCTTGGTGCTCAGTGCAGGTGGGCTGCCTGTAACATCTACTCCACCCAGAACGCTGTGGCCGCGGCTTTAGCAGAGGCTG GATTTTCAGTGTTTGCCTGGAAAGGGGAATCAGAGGATGACTTCTGGTGGTGCATTGATCGCTGTGTGAACCTTGAGGGCTGGCAACCAAACATG ATCCTTGATGATGGGGGCGATCTTACACATTGCATTTATAAGAAGTACCCCCATGTCTTCAACAAGATTAAGGGCATCGTGGAGGAGAGTGTCACTGGAGTTCACAG ACTGTACCAACTGTCTAAAGCAGGAAAGCTGTGTGTGCCAGCCATGAATGTGAATGACTCTGTGACCAAGCAGAAGTTTGACAACCTCTACTGCTGCAGAGAGTCCATTCTAGATGG TCTGAAGAGAACCACTGATGTGATGTTTGGTGGCAAGCAGGTGATGATATGTGGATACGGAGAG GTTGGTAAGGgatgctctgctgctctgaagGCCCTGGGTGCCATTGTGTATGTAACAGAGATCGACCCGATCTGCGCTCTGCAGGCATG CATGGATGGCTTCCGACTGGTCAAGCTGAGTGAGGTCATCCGAAATGTAGACATTGTCATCACATGTACAG GCAATAAGAATGTTGTGAGGAGGGAACATTTGGACCGCATGAAAAATGGCTGCATGGTCTGCAACATGGGACATTCCAACACAGAGATAGATGTG GCTAGCCTGCGGACGCCAGAGCTGACGTGGGAACGTGTGAGGTCACAGGTGGATCATATCATCTGGCCAGATGGCAAAAGGATCATTCTTCTGGCTGAG GGTCATCTGCTGAACCTGAGCTGTTCCACAGTTCCCACCTTTGTCCTCTCCATCACAGCCACCACTCAG GCGTTGGCCTTGATAGAGCTCTATAATGCACCAGAGGGACGCTACAAGCAAGACGTCTATTTACTTCCAAAGAAAATGG ATGAGTATGTGGCCAGTCTTCACCTGCAAACATTTGATGCACACCTTACCGAGCTGACGGATGACCAGGCCAAGTACCTGAGCCTGAACAAGAACGGGCCATTCAAACCAAACTACTACAG ATATTAG
- the LOC121723978 gene encoding S-adenosylhomocysteine hydrolase-like protein 1 isoform X1, translated as MPTKDLQSLCKLYFTSMAAEATNVERDVNQMVQSTEYGSILENINDCDSSEGALTSTYILKMLEAAASRRSVNIVLVGKKKDSANFSVKKDSANVKEAVKKDVENQIQLTEQKQAEFNKRPGKIGRRSFSRSISQSSTDSFSSAPSESDSSEDEGTPRDKVQKNSKGSSDFCIKNLKQADFGRREIEIAEQEMLALVALRKRAQGEKPLSGAKIVGCTHITAQTAVLIETLAVLGAQCRWAACNIYSTQNAVAAALAEAGFSVFAWKGESEDDFWWCIDRCVNLEGWQPNMILDDGGDLTHCIYKKYPHVFNKIKGIVEESVTGVHRLYQLSKAGKLCVPAMNVNDSVTKQKFDNLYCCRESILDGLKRTTDVMFGGKQVMICGYGEVGKGCSAALKALGAIVYVTEIDPICALQACMDGFRLVKLSEVIRNVDIVITCTGNKNVVRREHLDRMKNGCMVCNMGHSNTEIDVASLRTPELTWERVRSQVDHIIWPDGKRIILLAEGHLLNLSCSTVPTFVLSITATTQALALIELYNAPEGRYKQDVYLLPKKMDEYVASLHLQTFDAHLTELTDDQAKYLSLNKNGPFKPNYYRY; from the exons ATGCCCACGAAAGACCTGCAGTCATTGTGTAAGCTATACTTTACAAGTATGGCAGCGGAAGCAACAAATGTAGAAAGGGACGTCAATCAAATGGTTCAATCAACAGAATATGGCTCAATATTGGAGAACATAAACGACTGCGACTCAAGCGAGGGTGCTCTGACATCTACTTACATTCTGAAAATGCTTGAGGCTGCGGCAAGTAGACGTTCAGTCAACATTGTCTTAGTCGGCAAGAAAAAGGACTCTGCTAATTTCTCAGTGAAAAAGGATTCTGCAAATGTCAAGGAAGCAGTGAAGAAGGATGTAGAAAAT CAAATACAGCTCACAGAGCAGAAGCAGGCCGAGTTCAACAAGCGCCCCGGGAAGATCGGACGCCGGTCCTTCTCCCGCTCCATCTCGCAGTCATCCACGGACAGTTTCAGCTCAG CTCCCTCAGAGTCGGACAGTTCAGAAGATGAGGGCACACCTCGCGACAAAGTGCAGAAAAACTCCAAAGGCAGCAGTGACTTCTGCATCAAAAACCTCAAGCAGGCCGACTTTGGGCGCAGAGAGATTGAAATTGCAGAACAGG AGATGTTAGCCCTTGTTGCACTAAGGAAGAGAGCTCAAGGGGAAAAACCTTTAAGTGGAGCCAAGATAGTGGGCTGCACACACATCACTGCTCAGACCGCG GTGTTGATAGAGACTCTGGCTGTGCTTGGTGCTCAGTGCAGGTGGGCTGCCTGTAACATCTACTCCACCCAGAACGCTGTGGCCGCGGCTTTAGCAGAGGCTG GATTTTCAGTGTTTGCCTGGAAAGGGGAATCAGAGGATGACTTCTGGTGGTGCATTGATCGCTGTGTGAACCTTGAGGGCTGGCAACCAAACATG ATCCTTGATGATGGGGGCGATCTTACACATTGCATTTATAAGAAGTACCCCCATGTCTTCAACAAGATTAAGGGCATCGTGGAGGAGAGTGTCACTGGAGTTCACAG ACTGTACCAACTGTCTAAAGCAGGAAAGCTGTGTGTGCCAGCCATGAATGTGAATGACTCTGTGACCAAGCAGAAGTTTGACAACCTCTACTGCTGCAGAGAGTCCATTCTAGATGG TCTGAAGAGAACCACTGATGTGATGTTTGGTGGCAAGCAGGTGATGATATGTGGATACGGAGAG GTTGGTAAGGgatgctctgctgctctgaagGCCCTGGGTGCCATTGTGTATGTAACAGAGATCGACCCGATCTGCGCTCTGCAGGCATG CATGGATGGCTTCCGACTGGTCAAGCTGAGTGAGGTCATCCGAAATGTAGACATTGTCATCACATGTACAG GCAATAAGAATGTTGTGAGGAGGGAACATTTGGACCGCATGAAAAATGGCTGCATGGTCTGCAACATGGGACATTCCAACACAGAGATAGATGTG GCTAGCCTGCGGACGCCAGAGCTGACGTGGGAACGTGTGAGGTCACAGGTGGATCATATCATCTGGCCAGATGGCAAAAGGATCATTCTTCTGGCTGAG GGTCATCTGCTGAACCTGAGCTGTTCCACAGTTCCCACCTTTGTCCTCTCCATCACAGCCACCACTCAG GCGTTGGCCTTGATAGAGCTCTATAATGCACCAGAGGGACGCTACAAGCAAGACGTCTATTTACTTCCAAAGAAAATGG ATGAGTATGTGGCCAGTCTTCACCTGCAAACATTTGATGCACACCTTACCGAGCTGACGGATGACCAGGCCAAGTACCTGAGCCTGAACAAGAACGGGCCATTCAAACCAAACTACTACAG ATATTAG
- the LOC121723978 gene encoding S-adenosylhomocysteine hydrolase-like protein 1 isoform X2 gives MPTKDLQSLCKLYFTSMAAEATNVERDVNQMVQSTEYGSILENINDCDSSEGALTSTYILKMLEAAASRRSVNIVLVGKKKDSANFSVKKDSANVKEAVKKDVENQIQLTEQKQAEFNKRPGKIGRRSFSRSISQSSTDSFSSAPSESDSSEDEGTPRDKVQKNSKGSSDFCIKNLKQADFGRREIEIAEQEMLALVALRKRAQGEKPLSGAKIVGCTHITAQTAVLIETLAVLGAQCRWAACNIYSTQNAVAAALAEAGFSVFAWKGESEDDFWWCIDRCVNLEGWQPNMILDDGGDLTHCIYKKYPHVFNKIKGIVEESVTGVHRLYQLSKAGKLCVPAMNVNDSVTKQKFDNLYCCRESILDGLKRTTDVMFGGKQVMICGYGEVGKGCSAALKALGAIVYVTEIDPICALQACMDGFRLVKLSEVIRNVDIVITCTGNKNVVRREHLDRMKNGCMVCNMGHSNTEIDVASLRTPELTWERVRSQVDHIIWPDGKRIILLAEGHLLNLSCSTVPTFVLSITATTQALALIELYNAPEGRYKQDVYLLPKKMDEYVASLHLQTFDAHLTELTDDQAKYLSLNKNGPFKPNYYR, from the exons ATGCCCACGAAAGACCTGCAGTCATTGTGTAAGCTATACTTTACAAGTATGGCAGCGGAAGCAACAAATGTAGAAAGGGACGTCAATCAAATGGTTCAATCAACAGAATATGGCTCAATATTGGAGAACATAAACGACTGCGACTCAAGCGAGGGTGCTCTGACATCTACTTACATTCTGAAAATGCTTGAGGCTGCGGCAAGTAGACGTTCAGTCAACATTGTCTTAGTCGGCAAGAAAAAGGACTCTGCTAATTTCTCAGTGAAAAAGGATTCTGCAAATGTCAAGGAAGCAGTGAAGAAGGATGTAGAAAAT CAAATACAGCTCACAGAGCAGAAGCAGGCCGAGTTCAACAAGCGCCCCGGGAAGATCGGACGCCGGTCCTTCTCCCGCTCCATCTCGCAGTCATCCACGGACAGTTTCAGCTCAG CTCCCTCAGAGTCGGACAGTTCAGAAGATGAGGGCACACCTCGCGACAAAGTGCAGAAAAACTCCAAAGGCAGCAGTGACTTCTGCATCAAAAACCTCAAGCAGGCCGACTTTGGGCGCAGAGAGATTGAAATTGCAGAACAGG AGATGTTAGCCCTTGTTGCACTAAGGAAGAGAGCTCAAGGGGAAAAACCTTTAAGTGGAGCCAAGATAGTGGGCTGCACACACATCACTGCTCAGACCGCG GTGTTGATAGAGACTCTGGCTGTGCTTGGTGCTCAGTGCAGGTGGGCTGCCTGTAACATCTACTCCACCCAGAACGCTGTGGCCGCGGCTTTAGCAGAGGCTG GATTTTCAGTGTTTGCCTGGAAAGGGGAATCAGAGGATGACTTCTGGTGGTGCATTGATCGCTGTGTGAACCTTGAGGGCTGGCAACCAAACATG ATCCTTGATGATGGGGGCGATCTTACACATTGCATTTATAAGAAGTACCCCCATGTCTTCAACAAGATTAAGGGCATCGTGGAGGAGAGTGTCACTGGAGTTCACAG ACTGTACCAACTGTCTAAAGCAGGAAAGCTGTGTGTGCCAGCCATGAATGTGAATGACTCTGTGACCAAGCAGAAGTTTGACAACCTCTACTGCTGCAGAGAGTCCATTCTAGATGG TCTGAAGAGAACCACTGATGTGATGTTTGGTGGCAAGCAGGTGATGATATGTGGATACGGAGAG GTTGGTAAGGgatgctctgctgctctgaagGCCCTGGGTGCCATTGTGTATGTAACAGAGATCGACCCGATCTGCGCTCTGCAGGCATG CATGGATGGCTTCCGACTGGTCAAGCTGAGTGAGGTCATCCGAAATGTAGACATTGTCATCACATGTACAG GCAATAAGAATGTTGTGAGGAGGGAACATTTGGACCGCATGAAAAATGGCTGCATGGTCTGCAACATGGGACATTCCAACACAGAGATAGATGTG GCTAGCCTGCGGACGCCAGAGCTGACGTGGGAACGTGTGAGGTCACAGGTGGATCATATCATCTGGCCAGATGGCAAAAGGATCATTCTTCTGGCTGAG GGTCATCTGCTGAACCTGAGCTGTTCCACAGTTCCCACCTTTGTCCTCTCCATCACAGCCACCACTCAG GCGTTGGCCTTGATAGAGCTCTATAATGCACCAGAGGGACGCTACAAGCAAGACGTCTATTTACTTCCAAAGAAAATGG ATGAGTATGTGGCCAGTCTTCACCTGCAAACATTTGATGCACACCTTACCGAGCTGACGGATGACCAGGCCAAGTACCTGAGCCTGAACAAGAACGGGCCATTCAAACCAAACTACTACAGGTAA